The DNA segment aaataaCCAGTGAGGGCTTTCAGTAGCTCAGCTGTGTAATGCGCTACCATTATATGCCAGGGGTTGCAGGTCTGAATTCTGAATCATGCTGGCATTTTCCTCCGAGCGTGTCGGCTACCCAGCGGTGACAAAattggcggcagttcgaaaaaaggGGTGGTGGCAGGTATTGGAGGAGTCTTGTTACGTCCTTAcactcctagtgtcgggagtatTACTAGTGCTAGAGGGGGTTACAAACGGGTGGGTGAATTAGCATtaccagagagaaaaagattCGACCAGTTTTTATATAGTCGTATGCAAATGTCTGGGCAACAATTTAGGGGCTTTCCTTGCCTTAAATACTTTTGGATGCCAACCACCACCATTGTTAAAAATATCAAACCACTCAGAATGACATTTCTTACATCCTAAGAACTGAATTAATCAGGTGAACTTGACAACCACACATGATCCCCCAGCACCCCaagttacccccccccccccaactcgtTTGCACTGTGAGTGATCTATGGTTATTATACGGTATCATTGGTTAGTATACATTATGGCTATATAATCGCATCTACCTCACAGGGGTCTACCTCCCCCCCTGAGTCCAAGAAATTCTAAAAAGGCACCACCAAAAGCTCAAAAGCTGACCCTATATCAGCGCTTTCTCTGAAAAGTTGATCATTAGTTACGTATATAGACATACAGTAATTAAGAAGTGTTTCCGCTGAAAGGTAAGTAGTAATAaacctacatttacattgaaaaaAGTCAAATATGCACGAGAGACTGTCAGTTTAACACCAAGACAATTGCTGTATGATTTATATTACTTAACAAGAGGTTTTTAAGGGTGCTTTGACATATGCCAGTCGGATCTATTCGCTTATTTGAGAACCTGTAGCCAGAACAAATCAACTCTAAACAAATGCTGGTGAATGTTGGTTCAGGAACTGCACCAGTGTACCAAGGTATATGAAGCAGCAACTAAAGGTGCATGGAAAGTCCACCAACTGCGATCAAGCTGTGGCTAGCGACAACAAAGCGTACCCTGTGTAATTTCCGTGAACAGTGTGTATAGAACTGCACCTGGGATTTAAATTTCAGATGTGAAAAACTCCCTACAAGAATTTGAAGGCAGTACcgtttcagattcagattcaaatTCAAtaaacccccaaaaaaaagcgaaaaaaaaaaagcagtaaatGACTAAGATTTCCCCGTTGGGGAAAAGTATTCTATGCTATACATTAGCGACTAAATGGCTAAACTTGAAGAAGAAGGCATGGATTGTTTCACAATCGAATCTAAGTGTAATATAGCATTAATATCTGTTTTgctaaccctaaaaaaaagctcttccattctcactttctctccctttaAGCCTCGGATTCGGACTGGTCTGTGGTGACGCTGCCGTTCTGTTCCCCTACGACTGACTGGTCCTGGGTTTCTGTGACGCCGCCCACAATAAACGTTGGCCCGCTTCCTTCTTTTCCGCTGACAGATTCAGAATCCGTGGGCTTTCTTGATTGCTCAGTCAGATTAGGCCCTTCCCACTTCTCTTCATCCAGCCGACTGGAGATGGACCAGTAAAGGTGAGCTTCCAGACGGGCAGCAGCCAAAGCGAGTTCTCGCGCAGAGCAGGAAGGTGTGTCCACCtatgaaagtgagagaggaCAGGCGAAGTTTCATCCTCACAACCTGGTTTAGATGCTAAGCAATAGGAGAGTTTGAGCTGCTGCTCATAATTCTGTTACATTATGTTAATGGGCTTTTTTCCACTTTAGGAGACAGATCTAGAACCAATGTTGACTACTACTTTTTATATATTCTCTAGCCCTGGAAAGTTTAGTTCCAGCAATCCCTGATCTAGGCAGAAAGGGGTCATGTAAGATAGAGTGAATTCTTTTTGCACCTCAAAAGTGTGATGGAAGGCTCCATAGTCCACATCAAAGAATCCCTCAGCCAGGCACATCATCGGGCTGAACCTGTGACCCCACATCACCTCCTCCGCCAAGTAGGAGCTCCGTGCCTGACATGTCATACCTTTCAATTATACAGACACATAGACATACAGGTCAGGTGATCCATAGACAGACACAATTTTGGTTTTAGTCATTTACAGTTTCAACCCAATACCACATGATGCTACTGGTGCTTGAAGGGTGAAGTGGGGAAATGTGAAATTGAAGGGTCAAATGTCCTCCAGATCACAAAGAGAACCactgcatcttttcaaactgctgctaaagcAACTGAACACTCTTTTGCATCTGTCACCAAACTGGGAGCAAATGACATCCAGCTATActcaatatacactatattgacaaaagtattgggacatctgctcattcattgtttcttctgaggtcaaggctgttaaaaagagtttatcctgattttgttgaattaactgtctctactggccagTTAAGGCTTTtttgctagattctggagcattgctgaggatttgattgaattcagtgacaagagcattagtgaggtcagaatgctggatgatcaccagctgACCTCATTCCAAACCCCCCAACtgaagtattagatggagcaccaaccatcattccagagaacaccgttctgctccacagctcaatgctgggggtgtttatacccctctagcccatgtctggcagtaggcatggtgccaataggcccATGATAATCTGTTCGGGAAAGTCATTTGAAAATACAGCGTATATAATGAGTGGAATGACTTAAGTATTTATGTAAAGCATCAGTGGCTAATATATGCCATCTTGGTAGCTCAAACCTTTCCAATATCTCACTAATACTTCCAGGACATTACTATCAAATTTACGCTATTTTtagaaaatgtaatgtaaatgaagtATATTTGTTTTTAGAGTGGATTAATTGTTAGCATAGGTATAAAGGGTAAACTCAGGAAGGTGTGTGTAATATGTGTCTCACCCGTAGCCTCCACCATGCCCTCTAAAATGACAACTATTTCAAAGTCTTCTTTCTCCAGCTGGGCCTGTGACATGTCCCAGAACGGGGAGCGAGAATCAATCTCATGAGAGATGACCAACGGTGACACGAGAAACAGACGGTCATCCCCCGTCTCAAAGCCCACGCTGATATCCGTCTGATCCAGAGGAATAAACTCGCctgaggagaaagaagagaattCTTGAGGAAACTATACAATATCTGATATGATATACATCATCATTCAGGAGGAAACAGTCAGCTAACAACATCCCTTCTCCATAGTCTGGATTCCCACtattttttagaaaaaacaGAACTTTTCCATGACTTCTGTATATGATAACAAATTTGCAATGAGCATATTAAGGGCCTTTTTACACTTGTCCAGAATACATGAGTCTGCACCCACGACAGATTCTGGGGCTTGTTTGAGGGAGGGTCTAAAGTATTTCTTGCAAACTGTGGATGGATTGAGCAATTTTTTCAGTGCATGTTCAGATTCATCTGCTTATCAGTTTTCATCATGCAGGCAAACCTGCTAGCAAGGAGACATTCTCATAGGAGGTTATCAGCCATACAGGTGATAAGTTgaagcagtcacatgacaaaataaACCAATCACATAACACCACACTCAGTGGCAGGAGTGGATagcttccacacacacagtggaaccGTACTTTGAAGCAAACCCCAGACCAccgatttcaggaggaccagagatcggTTCTCTGGACTGCTCCCgggctcaaaaacagctttgcCACACCAAATGTACCAAACTCTTAGAACAAGCTCTCCCAGGTCTGCAAAAATCATACCCCTCAAGCTCATACCTGGCATTCGGCATATTCATCGGTACCAGAGAgtcatttgaacatatagtttATATAGTGAGCAGATACAAAAGTATTTATGGTAACAGCTAATATAACAGCAAAATGTAACTGTCCACATAAAATACAGCATTAGTGGCTAATATATGCCATATAACTTAGTAGCTCGATGGCTCAACCTTTCCAAGAATATTTCCAGGACATTTTTTGCCAATTTCCAATTTTCCATGGTAGGAAAACTAGTATCTGTTTTTCCAGATATTATAGGACACTGTGTGAGCATGATTTTCTAGATTTGTTTCAGGACGGAATCGGATTCCGATGCTGCTTTGTTTTCCCGGATCCCAGATTGACTTGCTACCTGTGTTTCCATTCACATACTCTAGCATTTGTTTTACCAGCATACCAATACTCATCAACACTGATATGCCATCTCTGTCAGACAGATATACAGTTGTAAACAGAGCTTCAATAAATCCTCTCAAGGCCAGTCTATCAGAGTTTACTGAGATGGAAAGTATACACCATGTGCATTTGCCGGGCTCTTTATTAATTAGCTTGAGTGCTGCTCTTATGACAGCCTTGGTGTTTTGTATTCCTTATTGGTTTAATTAGGAAAGGCCTCTGAGTATTTGGATGGAAACACAGGGAGCAAGTCATCTCAGATCCGGGCAAACAAAGCAGCAGTGACTAGGGATTCTATGTTCCAGTCTTCCAATCTGTGCAAAGAGTCTGCTTTTGGTAATTTCATCTTGATCTGCTCAGTTCTTCAGGGAAATCTGGATAGATTTCTAAGGTTATTGGACGAGGACAGCTGGTATTTTAGACAGAGTTCATGCACTTAGTGCTCAGGCACACAGTATccctttccaaaacaatgcTGTCGAAATGTCCCCTTCAAACTGTTGCCTTATtacctttcactttaatttatACAGTAGCTACTACCATGACCCAAGCCTTTCCACATTAGAAACTGCTCACCACCAGGTGGCACTACTGTATTCCTTCCCAGCTCTGCTACTAAGCTACTGCAGTCAACGTTTTCGTTTTCAAGTTTGGTGTTTTGTACTGGAGATGACGTTAGATGTGCTGTCTCACCCTCTTGAGTCTGTTTGGACTTGATGAGTTTGGCTCTCATGTTGGCGCCCACAATGTGCGAAGATCTTAAATCTCCGACTCTGAACATCAGACACAGCTTATCGTCCCGCAGAGAGATGACCGCATTCCGGGAGAACACCAGCGTCTCTGCCCGCTTGTTTGGCTGTGAGATCTTCACAAACATGCATcccacctgagagagagagaggaaagagaattAAAGACAATGGAAACAAAGAAATACAGCAAAGAGATACTGAGATGCTCACTTAGAACTCCAGGCCCAACAGGTGCAACAGTAGAACAAATTGGGCCAAAAACAGCTTTCATTCAATAGCAACTAAACTGGATCCTGTAGAGCAGCAAGATCGAGCAACCCCGGCAGTGAAGACAGCAGCCCAGCAAACAtactcatgtggggctcacataaGTGGaaggtgggctaggtgggttcagGGTTGGGCCTAGGGTCtgaatgggtttgtacatgttttGTTACTGGGATGcagttgggctttccaaatgggccccatcgttatagcccaccctaatctcacatgggttccaTGTAGGCCTCATGCGCAGTGTACAACTCAAATGGGGCCCATATTTAACCCCTCCTGACAGGCATACATatgtggacaaaactttctggttcccagttgggctaactGGTAGGTCCTCCTCGCACTGCCAAAACAGCACTGATCCATCAAGGCATGAACTTGCATGAAACAGCATTAATCTTAAGCAGTTTatgctacagtagctcttctgtgggacTGGAAGGCAGACAGACTAGCCCTCACTCCCCCAAACATCAGTAAGCTTTGGGTGCCCATtaaccctgttgctggtttacCGGTTATCCTTCCTCTGAGcactttttggtaggtactgaccactgcactccacaagacctgtcatTTTTGAGAGGCTTGTCTATGTATCATAAGTGTGCCCTTACTTAAAGAATCTtgcccattttttctgcttccaacacatcaacttcaagaactgcaACTGGAACctgataatcaatgttattaacttcacatgttaatgttatggctgatcagtgtatatacagtgataCTGCACAGTTGGTGAACCCTCTACAAATTTCTGGATGCCTGTAAAAATATGACCCAAAATGTGATTAGATCTTCATCAGAACACATCCTAACACTAGATTAGTGAAgccaataaaacaaatatacattcatatggttctttaaaaatagTTATTGTATGGCAGAACCATTTTTTAGGCCAGGAGTTTCAGTTTGTACATCTGCTCCTCATTGCTGGTATTTATAAATGTCCTGATGGATACAAATGAATATAATCCATTataacagtaaacagtaaagtaGCCAAACTGTGTTAATGCTAATTTTCACTTTGTGCACAGAGACGATGCTTAATTTAACAGTAATTAAAACTTTCGTTCTGTTAACTATCTAACTTACTGTTAGATGTTCAGTGACGTCAACATTCACCTTTTCTTGGTACTGAAGTAAGGTACTGTCTTGAAGTAAGACAATTCAGTGCATCACTCTGTTCTCTGTGTGGTCTAAGAgcgtgtgtttgggtgtgtgtgtccaaatatATGGGTGAAACAGCCTTAGGAAGAGACATTAAACCAGGACACTTTGAACAAGACTAATTAacccatcaaacacacacatccttacaaccacacacatacacacacagtcctcaTTAAAGGCAGCCCTGTTCCAAAATCATAATACAGAATTAGGTTCAGAGACAGTCTGAGTGATAACATAGAATAAAGTAAATTAACCTCAGAAGATCCAGAAAACAATAAAGGACAGAGAAATAGAGGGGGCTCCTGAGAGGAAAGGGAGGTGAATAAAGAGCggaggagagggagaatgaGGAACATCCTCTTTTTAAAACGTATGACTCATTTGCCTCTGTCTGAAATAACTctcactctaacacacacacactgagaaacacacatataagcacacatacacacacacggttgCCACTCTGGAAGATCTACAGAGGAAAGAGAACCGGGTGAGATGAAAAACAGAACCTATTCTCTCACCCAGAGCACAGAAAATGAACCCAATATGAAAAATTACACAGCTGCAAAGCCTGGCCCAAATATAGAGAAAGACAGATCGAACgagagtgagagaaacagacagagaaggaGAGCGAGGTGCATCTGGTACAGAGATAAGGTGTGAAGCTGAAGTGTCAACTGTCCATTAATATTAATGACTGTCACCCTTAATACTATGCAACTACTCCAATATGTTAATCACTATATTAGTCAGTATTTATGGGATCTCCTTGCAGTTGCATGCAGAAGGTGGATGTCTATTCAAAGAGCACTGCTTTTGGAAGGCCATATTTTCAAACACATTGTCCAAAGTACAGTCCTGCAGTTTCCATCCatattggtggttggtgtggcgcaacagataacaccactacttgccactgagctaccacaccatgtgggagactggggttcgattcccggtctgggtgactatgctgcgctacaccaataagagtccttgggcaagactcctaacactccattggcccacctctgtaatatgagtaaccatgtaagtcgctctggataagagcgtcagctaaatgccataaatgtaaatgtaatgtaaatgtattagtGTATGCCAGTGGTTCCCAAACTGGGGTACGCATACCCAGCTCACAAAACTCAGAACGGTAAAATGGTTCAGAACGGGCCGCTTCATAGATCTGCAAAAAATGGAAGGCAAATCCCATGCTTTTCCATGACACACCACACATTTGCCCAATGTATCACCATTGGTAACATAATAATAGACTAAAAGGATGATAATTAAGCCTATACGAAACTGTAATACAACAATTCCCAGATAACATGTGTGGTTTAAAGCtgtgtccatgggttccatgttggtccTGAATACGGATGCCCACCAGGCTCGAGACGGGACcagaaggggttaaacatgggccacatctgggttgtacacagCACATGGGGCCTCGATGGGACCCATGTTAGATTAGGgagggctgtaacgatggggcccatttgggaagcccagctGGGTCCCAgcaacaacacatgtacaaacccactcagagtccATTTCAACCTGGAACCCCTAGCctatgttccacccatgtgagccccacataagCATGTTGGCCGGGTTAGGTCTATGTAACATGTTACACTTAAATATGATCGCCTTTCAGTTGTCTTTGCTGGTTCTACTGTCTCCTGATACTCACCGTAACCTCTAAGTAAGTGTTGTATCAGATTAATAGTGTTAACAATCTTAAAAGACACAATAGTTTCGCACATTCTGCAAGTAGGTTTGACTGAGTTTGAGTCAGCTATGGTGACTTTGCTGCAGTTTCCGATAGAAAAATTCAATACAGACATCCATCTAGTGGTTGAACAAGGAAGTGCAGCCAATTACAGCCAATCAGCAATAATTTGCTAAAGACGCTGAAATTCATGCTTGTGCACAGGATGGTAAAAGGAGAGGTGCAAGGGAGACTGCATCTGACATGCTACGTGTTGAACTACATACACTGTCAAGGACAGAGTGCAGAGAAAAACAGCCAGAAAGGAAACAAAGCTGAACAAAAGGCTCGTAGATCAGGCGAGGGCGAAGGCACGTGTAAACGCTGGTGAGGTGTTTGGACGTTGGGGAGACTTTCGAATTCGGAAAGACATTGAAAAGGGATAAGGATGTTGGTCTATTCCTGCTTGCTAGGTGGGTAACACTGACttctatacttttaatactGACA comes from the Salminus brasiliensis chromosome 23, fSalBra1.hap2, whole genome shotgun sequence genome and includes:
- the kcnj9 gene encoding G protein-activated inward rectifier potassium channel 3, producing the protein MALENSTFSSRPESLSLPVPEKGEEPAQEDKEDAPPTSVFNVSEELGHVVTTETSPAPLPPSSNNMSFQDKMAAREAQANQPRKKLQGAGQERGKFGWARSKRKRQRYVEKNGRCNVQHGNMRETYRYLTDIFTTLVDLNWRCSLFVFVMAYAVTWLFFGAIWYLIAYCRGDLDHLEDETWTPCVNNVNGFISAFLFSIETETTIGYGHRVITDQCPVGTMLLLLQAILGSMVNAFMVGCMFVKISQPNKRAETLVFSRNAVISLRDDKLCLMFRVGDLRSSHIVGANMRAKLIKSKQTQEGEFIPLDQTDISVGFETGDDRLFLVSPLVISHEIDSRSPFWDMSQAQLEKEDFEIVVILEGMVEATGMTCQARSSYLAEEVMWGHRFSPMMCLAEGFFDVDYGAFHHTFEVDTPSCSARELALAAARLEAHLYWSISSRLDEEKWEGPNLTEQSRKPTDSESVSGKEGSGPTFIVGGVTETQDQSVVGEQNGSVTTDQSESEA